A part of Salvelinus sp. IW2-2015 linkage group LG16, ASM291031v2, whole genome shotgun sequence genomic DNA contains:
- the ptprc gene encoding LOW QUALITY PROTEIN: receptor-type tyrosine-protein phosphatase C (The sequence of the model RefSeq protein was modified relative to this genomic sequence to represent the inferred CDS: inserted 2 bases in 2 codons) has product MAGLYGLKILLLCTGLIELAICEDDTTLTGSTAATSTPTIVAITSIPPSIPSAPLNSQIASSSATPQPIIDQDKSNNSIPLTTQSTKKANDSTGPLLPNTTTITTTTPTTRSPTLSSLTPTSNIITQASSQATLSNATGDSSTGTSDPASTLNQTQAFPTNXSTSQPQTLPTNNSTSQPQTLPTNNSTSPSPSLPTNNSTSPSPSLPTSTPPIHNQTSPASTLTSTTAIPTGSQTKPTQPKCSYSVEPVKYGFRIVLKASNSDTYNISYQDESGQTNVWHQLGNSTVEVKSLKPCSIYTVMKIQPECELEGNRTLXTWKLEKDDIVEDIDCIPGSICYLSDWDISEATPNGPEKSQXRXHTCGDKSXALCFELRPADFCSEVNTTFPPETCANFTKTKLIPVESFLNANKIVLVRPERLPAEINWENEPVNCKGXLAINYTCQEQSNNNNLNLSQLEPFTSYTCTGRINHGNRTIENTTSFRIECDVVINVKKSKSPNSSISLEWEPSTDKCQRSDLLHLTYNCCCQHSTYNKHVPVCNETKTQKCVVEGLDAYTNYTCSIKPVKYKNNTINISPTKPETIETAAGVPDMVVIQTVTLTQNNAFTIKCTQSEPKKWRGKGMLYIATITASGLHKTRKNTTCSFTFEDLSYLTTYTVQIVTYNGKHTSEALTNHITTLYNDKAVIGFLVFLIVLTSLALLFVLYKIYILQRKKSNDNDEQIELIQPSDEENLLNVEPIGSEVLLDAYKRKIADEGRLFLQEFQSIPRIFSRNSVREAKKSCNQPKNRYVDILPYDYNRVQLTTGNGETGCDYINASFIDGFKESKKYIAAQGPKEETVGDFWRMVWEQQSSIIVMVTRCEESNRNKCAQYWPSPEREVEIFEEFVVKLNREEHCPDYIIRHLSLTNKREKSAEREVTHIQFTSWPDHGVPGEPHLLLKLRRRVNAFKNLFSGPIVIHCSAGVGRTXTYMGIDAMXEGLEAEGRVDIYGYVVKLRRQRCLMVQVEAQYILIHQALIEHNQFGETEISLAELHPTLGTLKQRDPGNEPTLLEAEFQRLPRYKNWRTFNTGINEENKKKNRSSSVIPYDYNRVLVKLEDESSNDQDDDDDDDASSDEEDEESTKYINATQIDGYWCQRSLIAAQGPLADTTGDFWQMVFQKKVETIVMLSDLTEGDQEFCSAYWGDEKKTFREIEVELKATETLPAYTTRSIQIRHPKRKDSRQVKQYQFLKWAGRELPEKPQDLTDMIKNIKQTCGYGNSKAERILPVVVHCNDGSSRSGIFCALWNIMDSAETEKLVDVFQVAKALRKERQGMIHSLEQYQFLYDAVEGSFPIQNGEVKQPATAPAAAADSIQVVNETKAEQPASATTATQQGAEVVKEAIESTPLVAGKEAGAAAEGNEDEAKEPGSPTEKTPLEGASNGPAVTLEV; this is encoded by the exons ATGGCAGGTCTCTATGGACTGAAGATCCTGCTGCTGTGTACTGGGCTCATAGAGCTGGCCATAT GTGAAGATGATACAACTTTGACAG GCTCCACAGCAGCAACATCCACACCAACAATAGTAGCCATCACCAGCATACCCCCAAGCATTCCCAGCGCACCTTTAAACTCTCAGATAGCATCCAGCTCAGCCACTCCTCAACCCATAATTGACCAAG ACAAAAGCAACAACTCCATTCCTCTAACCACACAATCCACCAAGAAAGCAAACGACTCCACAG GCCCCTTACTTCcaaacaccaccaccatcaccacgaCGACCCCTACCACCCGCTCACCTACACTCAGTTCGCTTACCCCCACCTCAAACATCATCACTCAGGCATCAAGCCAAGCTACCCTCTCCAACG CAACTGGCGACTCGAGCACAGGCACTTCTGACCCTGCAAGCACCCTCAACCAAACCCAGGCCTTTCCTACAAACAMCTCCACCTCTCAACCCCAGACTTTGCCTACAAACAACTCCACCTCTCAACCCCAGACTTTGCCTACAAAcaactccacctctccatctccatctttgCCTACAAAcaactccacctctccatctccatctttgCCTACAAGCACTCCACCCATCCACAACCAAACCTCACCTGCAAGCACCCTGACTTCCACTACAGCTATCCCCACAG GCAGCCAGACTAAACCAACACAGCCAAAGT GTTCATACAGCGTCGAGCCTGTCAAATATGGCTTTCGGATTGTTTTAAAGGCCTCAAATTCCGACACATACAACATATCGTACCAGGATGAATCAGGACAAACCAATGTTTGGCATCAACTGGGGAACTCCACTGTTGAGGTGAAGTCATTGAAGCCTTGCAGTATCTATACAGTGATGAAGATTCAGCCTGAATGTGAACTCGAAGGAAACAGAACTCTGMCCACTTGGAAATTGG AAAAAGACGACATTGTGGAAGACATTGACTGCATACCGGGGTCTATTTGCTATTTGAGTGACTGGGATATCAGTGAAGCAACTCCGAACGGCCCTGAGAAATCCCAARTGAGATYCCACACATGCGGAGACAAATCCAAWGCGCTATGTTTTGAGCTAAGACCGGCCGACTTCTGCTCAGAAGTCAATACAACCTTTCCTCCAGAGACGTGTGCCAACTTTACCAAAACAAAACTCATCCCCGTCG AAAGTTTcctaaatgccaacaaaattgtCCTGGTACGGCCTGAACGTCTTCCTGCAGAAATAAATTGGGAAAATGAGCCAGTGAATTGTAAAGGGAYTCTAGCCATTAATTACACCTGCCAGG aacaaagcaacaacaacaatttGAATTTGTCTCAGTTGGAACCCTTCACCAGCTACACTTGTACCGGACGTATTAACCACGGCAATAGAACAATTGAAAATACCACTTCATTTAGGATTGAGTGTG ATGTGGTCATAAATGTTAAGAAGAGTAAATCCCCAAATAGCTCCATCAGTCTGGAATGGGAACCGTCCACTGATAAGTGCCAACGCTCTGACCTTCTGCACCTCACATACAACTGCTGCTGTCAACATAGTACATATAATAAACATG TTCCAGTTTGCAACGAAACTAAAACACAGAAATGTGTCGTCGAGGGCCTGGATGCGTACACAAACTATACCTGCTCTATAAAGCCAGTAAAGTACAAGAATAATACCATCAACATATCTCCAACAAAACCAGAAACAATCGAGACTGCTGCTGGAG TGCCTGATATGGTGGTCATCCAGACTGTGACTTTGACTCAGAATAATGCTTTTACCATTAAATGTACGCAATCAGAGCCAAAGAAGTGGAGGGGAAAGGGAATGTTGTACATTGCAACGATCACTGCGTCTGGTCTTCATAAGACACGAAAAAATACAACGTGCAGTTTTACATTTGAGGACCTCAGCTATTTAACAACCTACACAGTTCAG ATCGTTACATACAATGGGAAACACACGAGTGAAGCATTAACCAATCACATTACTACTCTCT ACAATGACAAAGCTGTGATTGGATTCCTTGTGTTCCTCATCGTCCTGACGTCTCTGGCTCTCCTCTTCGTTCTCTACAAGATCTACATCCTGCAGCGCAAGAAGTCCAA CGACAATGATGAACAGATTGAGCTGATTCAGCCAA GTGATGAGGAGAACCTGCTGAACGTGGAGCCAATCGGATCTGAGGTGCTTCTGGACGCCTACAAGAGGAAAATCGCCGACGAGGGACGTCTTTTCCTTCAGGAGTTTCAG AGCATCCCCAGGATCTTCAGCCGCAACTCGGTCAGAGAGGCCAAGAAGTCCTGCAACCAGCCCAAGAACCGCTACGTGGACATCCTCCCAT ACGACTACAACCGTGTCCAGCTGACCACTGGTAATGGAGAGACTGGCTGTGACTACATCAACGCCAGCTTCATYGAC GGTTTCAAGGAGTCTAAGAAGTACATCGCAGCTCAAG gtccCAAGGAAGAGACAGTGGGGGATTTCTGGAGGATGGTTTGGGAGCAACAGTCCTCTATCATCGTCATGGTAACACGTTGTGAGGAGAGTAACAGG AACAAGTGCGCCCAGTACTGGCCGTCTCCTGAAAGAGAGGTGGAGATCTTTGAGGAGTTTGTTGTGAAGCTGAACAGAGAAGAGCACTGTCCCGATTACATCATCCGTCACCTCAGCTTGACCAAC aagagggagaagagtgcagagagggaggtgacccACATCCAGTTCACCAGCTGGCCAGACCACGGTGTGCCAGGAGAGCCACACCTCCTGCTGAAGCTGAGGCGACGCGTCAACGCCTTCAAGAACCTCTTCAGTGGACCCATAGTCATCCACTGCAG TGCTGGAGTGGGGAGAA GCACTTACATGGGCATCGATGCCA ATGAGGGGCTGGAGGCTGAGGGCAGAGTGGACATCTACGGATACGTGGTTAAGCTCCGGCGCCAGAGATGCCTCATGGTTCAGGTGGAG GCTCAGTACATCCTGATCCATCAGGCTCTGATAGAACACAACCAGTTTGGAGAGACAGAGATCTCCCTGGCAGAGCTGCACCCAACACTGGGCACGCTCAAACAGAGAGACCCCGGTAACGAGCCTACTCTGTTGGAGGCAGAGTTCCAG AGACTTCCACGGTACAAGAACTGGCGGACATTCAACACGGGGATCAACGAGGAGAACAAGAAGAAAAATCGCTCCTCTTCTGTTATTCCAT ACGACTATAACAGGGTTCTGGTGAAGCTAGAGGATGAGAGCAGCAATGACCAGgacgatgatgacgatgatgatgcctcttctgatgaagaggatgaggagtcCACCAAATACATCAACGCCACACAGATAGAT GGTTACTGGTGTCAGAGGAGTCTGATAGCAGCCCAGGGCCCTCTGGCCGACACCACAGGAGACTTCTGGCAGATGGTCTTCCAGAAGAAGGTCGAAACCATCGTCATGCTGTCAGACCTCACAGAGGGAGACCAG GAGTTCTGCTCAGCGTACTGGGGAGATGAGAAGAAAACCTTCAGGGAAATCGAGGTGGAGTTGAAGGCCACAGAAACCCTCCCAGCGTACACCACTCGCAGTATCCAAATCCGTCACCCTAAG AGGAAAGACAGTCGGCAGGTGAAACAGTACCAGTTCCTGAAGTGGGCGGGACGAGAACTCCCAGAGAAGCCTCAGGATTTGACAGACATGATCAAGAACATCAAGCAGACCTGTGGCTATGGCAACAGCAAGGCAGAGAGGATCCTGCCTGTTGTGGTCCACTGCAA tGATGGCTCGTCTCGCTCTGGGATCTTCTGTGCGTTGTGGAACATCATGGACAGTGCTGAGACAGAGAAACTGGTAGACGTGTTCCAGGTGGCCAAGGCTCTGCGCAAGGAGAGGCAAGGCATGATCCACAGCCTG GAGCAGTACCAGTTTCTGTATGACGCCGTGGAGGGATCGTTTCCTATTCAGAACGGGGAAGTGAAGCAGCCAGCCACCGCCCCAGCTGCAGCAGCTGACTCCATCCAGGTCGTCAACGAGACCAAGGCTGAGCAGCCTGCCAGCGCTACCACAGCCACCCAGCAGGGGGCAGAGGTGGTGAAGGAGGCGATAGAGAGCACTCCCTTAGTGGCAGGGAAAGAAGCAGGTGCTGCAGCAGAGGGCAATGAGGATGAGGCTAAAGAGCCAGGTAGCCCTACAGAGAAAACCCCTCTGGAGGGGGCTAGTAACGGCCCCGCTGTCACCCTGGAGGTGTGA